A region of Nostoc sp. 'Peltigera membranacea cyanobiont' N6 DNA encodes the following proteins:
- a CDS encoding NupC/NupG family nucleoside CNT transporter — MERAISALGILVFIGISYAFSVNRQAVRWRIVGWGLGLEFALALVILKTPWGLNVFKFLGDFVGKFLAFSDVGAKFVFGENFKDHFFAFQVLPTIIFFSAFISVLYYYGILQRVVNVMAWVMMKTMKTSGSESLSCAGNIFLGPTESALMVKPYIAKMTQSELHAVMTGGFATIAAGVLGAYLSFGIPAEHLIAAFFMTAPTSLVVSKLLYPETEVSETVGKAKANVETNYVNVIDAATTGAIDGVKLAVNVGVMIIAFLGLLAALNALLGWLGAFVGLQQMSLQWILSFVMAPVAWLMGVPWADCRQVGALLGTKTILNEFIAFLDLKALIEGGKISQRAVIIATYALCNFANIGSIGITIGGITGIAPNRQHDLARMGLRAMIGGLLAGFITACIAGILI; from the coding sequence ATGGAACGCGCCATCTCTGCGTTGGGAATCTTAGTTTTTATCGGTATATCCTACGCCTTTTCGGTTAATCGTCAAGCGGTGCGTTGGCGGATAGTGGGGTGGGGTTTGGGATTAGAGTTTGCATTGGCACTAGTGATTCTTAAAACTCCTTGGGGTTTGAATGTGTTTAAATTTCTGGGAGATTTTGTCGGCAAATTTTTAGCATTTTCTGATGTTGGTGCCAAATTTGTCTTTGGAGAAAATTTTAAGGATCATTTCTTTGCCTTCCAAGTGCTACCGACAATTATCTTTTTCTCTGCCTTCATTAGCGTCTTGTATTACTACGGCATTTTACAGCGAGTGGTAAATGTGATGGCGTGGGTAATGATGAAAACAATGAAAACATCGGGTTCTGAATCTTTATCCTGTGCAGGTAACATCTTTTTAGGGCCAACAGAGTCGGCGCTGATGGTTAAACCATACATAGCGAAGATGACGCAATCAGAACTTCATGCTGTGATGACGGGTGGTTTTGCCACAATTGCGGCTGGAGTACTAGGGGCATACCTTTCCTTTGGGATACCAGCAGAACACTTAATTGCTGCTTTTTTTATGACTGCTCCTACATCGTTGGTGGTATCAAAACTACTCTATCCAGAAACAGAAGTCTCAGAAACGGTTGGAAAAGCAAAAGCAAATGTAGAAACCAATTATGTAAATGTAATTGATGCTGCTACTACCGGAGCAATTGACGGCGTGAAGCTAGCAGTTAATGTTGGGGTGATGATTATCGCCTTTTTGGGATTATTGGCTGCTTTAAATGCACTGCTGGGATGGTTGGGGGCATTTGTAGGTTTACAACAAATGTCATTACAGTGGATTTTATCTTTTGTTATGGCTCCAGTGGCGTGGCTGATGGGCGTACCTTGGGCTGATTGTCGGCAAGTGGGAGCGTTATTGGGTACAAAGACAATTCTCAATGAGTTTATTGCTTTTCTGGATTTGAAGGCATTAATTGAAGGTGGTAAAATTTCTCAACGGGCAGTAATTATTGCGACTTACGCCTTATGTAATTTTGCAAATATAGGTTCAATTGGCATTACAATTGGTGGCATTACTGGGATAGCACCTAATCGCCAGCATGATTTAGCTCGGATGGGTTTAAGAGCGATGATTGGCGGATTGTTAGCGGGTTTTATCACCGCTTGTATTGCTGGGATATTGATTTGA
- a CDS encoding PAS domain-containing protein translates to MANEKLLHQQVSNKADYSLRACKEEGMMLLLADGTIQACNTAGNRILGLTAEELVGQNLLNFKWQFIHENGSPMLRETHPAIAAQKTGKPYLNVGCGFYKPNGELIWLLLSSQPLFQSGGTTPYAIVTTFSDITGSQPAQLDENCNCTEETQQVDGNEFPALWDSQSLFKKIAATLPGILYIYDLIEQRNAYVNYEIAQGWGYTPAQIQAMGKELCTQLLHPEDLARLPTYLEKFNSTCQGEVLSFEYRIRHANGEWRWFCSYDTVYSRTAEGFPQYLLGIAFDITERRHTEISLRQSNERFELAAAAVNCLIYDWEMQRNTVERTQGLTEVFGYPQQEAEPTFEWWQKLIHPDDQERVNDQFMASMANGNRYSIEYRVRHQDGRYLWVKDQGFAVRDGNGQVVRVVGASTDITEQQAALRDRQQIETNLRESEERIRLATTAAEMGMWFWNITTNELIWTEKCKQLFGLNPEVEMDYELFLNCVHPEDHQRINQAIARSFKEKVEYDIEYRSLWSDGSIHWIAAKGRIFCDAEGKPIKMMGTAQDITQRKQVENDLRQRETQLRRLVDSNIIGIMFANLDQITEANEAFLEMVGYTREELLAGKVRTQQITPPEYHALDRQGLEQLLTVGVCNPFEKEYIRKDGSRIPILIGGALVEEDPVSWICFILDLTPRKQLEKALRQQAEELKQANRNKDEFLAILSHELRSPLNPILGWSSLLRSRKFDEVTTNRALETIERNAQLQIQLIDELLDVSRIIRGKLNLTFATVNLASVINSALETVRLIAESKSIQIKMQLDSNVGKVSGDHHRLQQVVGNLLSNAVKFTPANGSVEINLSLSRELTSHSALIQVKDTGQGISPEFLPHVFEHFRQADSSTTKKVGGLGLGLAIVRHLVELHGGIVTADSPGIGQGAIFTVTLPLMAESMVTEQVEETEKKFNSSAIAGIRILIVDDDADTREFLHFLLQQNGALTKVAASANEAIAVIVKTVPDLLISDLGMPEIDGYNLIKLLRAMPKEKGGKIPAIALTAYAGESDRERVLAAGFQKHIAKPVKPTELLTSIADLLKQR, encoded by the coding sequence ATGGCTAATGAGAAACTGCTGCACCAGCAAGTTAGTAACAAAGCAGATTATTCGCTGCGAGCCTGTAAAGAAGAGGGAATGATGCTTCTGTTGGCTGATGGCACTATTCAGGCTTGCAATACAGCTGGTAATCGCATTCTGGGACTAACCGCAGAAGAGCTTGTAGGGCAAAATTTGCTCAATTTCAAGTGGCAATTTATTCATGAAAATGGCTCTCCAATGCTGCGTGAGACTCACCCGGCGATCGCTGCTCAGAAAACAGGTAAACCTTACTTGAATGTCGGATGTGGCTTTTATAAGCCCAATGGTGAGCTAATCTGGCTATTATTGTCTTCACAACCTCTATTCCAAAGTGGAGGAACCACTCCCTACGCGATCGTCACAACTTTTTCGGATATTACAGGATCTCAGCCCGCACAACTTGATGAAAACTGTAACTGTACTGAAGAGACTCAACAAGTTGATGGAAATGAATTTCCGGCACTGTGGGATAGTCAAAGTTTGTTTAAAAAAATTGCTGCTACTCTTCCAGGGATACTCTATATATATGACCTAATTGAGCAGCGAAATGCTTACGTTAATTACGAAATTGCTCAAGGTTGGGGCTACACACCAGCACAAATCCAGGCAATGGGAAAAGAGTTATGTACCCAGCTTCTCCATCCTGAAGATTTGGCCCGACTCCCTACCTATCTTGAAAAATTTAATTCTACTTGTCAGGGCGAAGTTCTCAGTTTTGAATATCGGATTCGACATGCTAATGGAGAGTGGCGTTGGTTTTGTAGCTATGACACTGTGTATAGCAGAACTGCTGAAGGATTCCCACAATATCTTTTGGGAATCGCTTTTGATATTACAGAACGACGACACACAGAAATTTCCCTGCGCCAAAGTAATGAAAGGTTTGAACTAGCGGCGGCGGCGGTTAATTGCCTAATCTATGACTGGGAGATGCAAAGAAATACTGTGGAAAGAACTCAGGGTCTAACTGAGGTTTTTGGCTACCCGCAACAAGAAGCTGAACCAACCTTTGAGTGGTGGCAAAAACTCATCCACCCTGATGACCAAGAAAGAGTTAATGACCAGTTCATGGCTAGTATGGCCAATGGCAACCGTTATAGCATTGAGTATCGAGTCCGTCACCAGGATGGCCGCTATTTGTGGGTGAAAGACCAGGGGTTTGCTGTCCGGGATGGAAATGGTCAGGTAGTCCGGGTAGTTGGTGCTAGTACTGATATTACCGAACAGCAAGCTGCACTACGCGATCGCCAACAAATTGAAACAAACCTGCGCGAAAGTGAAGAACGGATTCGGTTAGCGACTACCGCCGCAGAAATGGGTATGTGGTTTTGGAATATCACTACCAACGAGTTAATTTGGACAGAGAAATGTAAGCAGCTGTTTGGACTAAACCCAGAAGTCGAAATGGACTATGAGCTTTTTCTCAACTGCGTACATCCAGAAGACCATCAACGCATCAATCAAGCGATCGCTCGTTCTTTTAAAGAAAAGGTTGAGTATGACATTGAATACCGCAGCCTTTGGTCTGATGGTAGCATTCATTGGATTGCTGCTAAAGGTCGTATTTTTTGTGATGCTGAGGGTAAGCCAATCAAAATGATGGGTACTGCTCAGGATATTACCCAGCGCAAACAGGTAGAAAATGATTTGCGCCAGCGGGAAACTCAGTTAAGGCGCTTAGTTGATTCCAATATTATTGGCATTATGTTCGCCAATCTTGACCAGATTACTGAGGCGAACGAGGCTTTTTTAGAAATGGTGGGTTACACGCGAGAGGAACTATTAGCAGGTAAGGTACGCACACAACAAATTACTCCACCAGAATATCACGCTCTCGATCGCCAAGGGCTAGAGCAACTTTTAACGGTTGGAGTATGTAATCCTTTTGAAAAAGAATACATCCGCAAAGATGGCTCGCGCATTCCGATCCTAATTGGTGGTGCTTTGGTGGAAGAAGATCCGGTATCTTGGATCTGTTTTATTCTTGACTTAACCCCAAGGAAGCAATTAGAAAAGGCACTTAGACAACAAGCAGAAGAACTCAAACAGGCAAATCGGAACAAAGATGAGTTTCTCGCTATTCTCTCCCACGAATTGCGATCGCCCCTCAACCCCATTCTCGGCTGGTCATCCCTCCTCAGAAGCCGCAAATTTGATGAAGTTACCACAAATCGGGCCTTGGAAACCATCGAAAGAAATGCTCAATTGCAGATTCAATTAATTGATGAGTTGCTGGATGTCTCCCGAATTATTCGCGGTAAGTTGAACTTAACTTTTGCCACTGTTAATCTGGCATCTGTAATTAATTCTGCATTAGAAACAGTCCGGTTAATAGCAGAAAGCAAATCTATTCAGATAAAAATGCAGCTTGACTCCAATGTTGGTAAAGTATCAGGCGATCATCATCGCTTACAGCAAGTTGTGGGGAATTTACTCTCCAATGCTGTCAAGTTCACTCCTGCCAATGGTTCAGTGGAAATCAATTTATCATTGAGTAGGGAACTGACTTCCCATTCAGCGCTGATTCAAGTTAAAGACACAGGTCAAGGTATTTCCCCGGAATTCCTACCCCACGTATTTGAACATTTTCGTCAAGCTGATAGCAGTACAACCAAAAAAGTTGGTGGGCTGGGACTGGGATTGGCAATAGTTCGCCATCTGGTAGAGTTGCATGGTGGTATTGTCACCGCAGATAGTCCAGGAATTGGACAGGGAGCAATTTTTACTGTTACACTGCCCCTGATGGCAGAAAGTATGGTGACAGAGCAAGTAGAGGAAACAGAGAAAAAATTTAACTCGTCAGCGATCGCCGGAATACGGATATTAATTGTCGATGATGATGCTGACACCCGGGAGTTTTTGCATTTCTTGCTACAACAAAATGGGGCGCTGACAAAAGTTGCAGCATCGGCAAATGAGGCGATAGCTGTCATTGTCAAGACCG